One region of Chryseobacterium muglaense genomic DNA includes:
- a CDS encoding helix-turn-helix domain-containing protein gives MNKYNFLDLASLIGIFLVLFLALFLLTVKTKHKLGNQLFAFFLIGNAVDACKYFIHHVPENFINLEVFRWSIVYLVPASFYFYVMSICFSNFRLKPKHLLHAIPFIAYNLYLMSGIYFENTAMKLDFIKGMNQMPINHFFQFLFELLFQVYFIASFLVIRKAKTVYLENYTNPNISVINALYKITIVYYLLHFLVLLRWLVTFIMGVGEIRQLIVTFDGFAFLFCTCWYLFIALNNPEFFRGVNSHLKPITEVVPKQKPSPIIDDEKNKQIEYLKKLMTEKEPYLDSSLTIQDLSEQVKIPVKDLSTLINLYMDKHFFDFVNEFRIEKAMQILRDSSQKELTVLEILYQVGFNSKSSFNTSFKKYTGKTPSDFRKQTL, from the coding sequence ATGAACAAGTATAATTTTCTGGATTTAGCTTCTTTAATCGGAATTTTTCTGGTGTTATTTCTTGCGTTGTTTTTGTTAACAGTAAAGACCAAGCACAAATTAGGAAACCAACTTTTTGCTTTTTTTCTTATCGGAAATGCCGTAGATGCTTGTAAATATTTTATTCATCACGTTCCTGAAAACTTCATCAACCTTGAGGTTTTTCGTTGGAGTATTGTCTATTTGGTTCCGGCTTCATTTTATTTTTATGTAATGTCGATTTGCTTTTCTAACTTTCGATTAAAACCTAAACATTTACTACATGCTATTCCGTTTATTGCTTACAATTTGTATTTAATGTCGGGTATATATTTCGAAAATACTGCTATGAAATTAGATTTTATAAAGGGAATGAATCAAATGCCTATTAACCATTTTTTTCAGTTTCTTTTCGAATTGTTATTTCAGGTTTATTTTATTGCTTCATTTTTGGTGATTAGAAAAGCTAAAACTGTCTATCTCGAGAATTATACAAATCCGAATATTTCTGTAATCAATGCGCTTTACAAAATAACAATTGTATATTATCTCTTACATTTTTTAGTGCTTCTAAGGTGGCTGGTTACTTTTATCATGGGTGTAGGAGAAATCAGACAGTTGATTGTAACCTTTGATGGGTTTGCATTTTTATTCTGTACGTGTTGGTATCTATTTATTGCACTCAATAATCCTGAATTTTTCAGAGGAGTGAATTCTCATCTGAAACCTATTACAGAAGTTGTTCCTAAACAAAAACCTTCTCCAATAATTGATGACGAAAAAAATAAGCAAATAGAATATTTAAAAAAGTTGATGACTGAAAAAGAACCTTATCTGGATTCTTCATTAACCATTCAGGATTTATCAGAACAAGTAAAAATACCAGTTAAAGATTTATCCACTTTGATAAATTTGTATATGGATAAACACTTTTTCGATTTCGTAAATGAATTTAGAATTGAAAAAGCAATGCAAATCCTTAGAGATTCTTCTCAAAAAGAACTGACTGTGTTGGAAATCTTGTATCAGGTTGGTTTTAATTC